A window of Agrobacterium vitis genomic DNA:
GCGGCAAAGTTGCGTTCCGCCATTCTTCAAAAGCTGCTGCTCTCGCCTGGGCCTCGGTTTGCGCCCAGGAAACTTGTACCTGCAATGCAAGCGGCTTGCCCTGCCCGCCACCATGGCGGTAAACGTCCCTCATCTCGTCAAGCTTCTGCTTCGGTTTGTTGACCGTAACCAGTCCGTCGGACCATCCGCCCGCCCATTGTGCTGTCTCGTTGGACAATGCCGCGGCAAACAGGGCTGGTGGCGTAGCTGGCAGTGACCAGAGCCGCGCCTTGTCGACCGTAAACCAGCGATCACGCCGGTCCACCTCTTCGCCGCGCAGAAGGGCGCGGATAATCTCGGTGCCTGCGAGTAGGCGCGCATTGCGTTCTGCCTTTGCAGGCCATTTGCCGCCGACGACATGTTCGTTGAGAGCCTCCCCGCTCCCCATCGCGATCCAGCGCAATCGGCCGGGAAACATTTCGCTGATCGTTCCGACAAGATGTGCAAGGACCGTCGG
This region includes:
- a CDS encoding TIGR03885 family FMN-dependent LLM class oxidoreductase, with the protein product MIIGYHASHEQFAPSDLLSYVQAAEDAGFQAIMTSDHIAPWLSRQGNSGNNWAWLGAAMAKTSLPFGSLAIPGGLRYHPTVLAHLVGTISEMFPGRLRWIAMGSGEALNEHVVGGKWPAKAERNARLLAGTEIIRALLRGEEVDRRDRWFTVDKARLWSLPATPPALFAAALSNETAQWAGGWSDGLVTVNKPKQKLDEMRDVYRHGGGQGKPLALQVQVSWAQTEAQARAAAFEEWRNATLPPAALADLPMPKDFERATRHVKPEDIDEVIPLVTGPDRLFELIFVAKDCGFEEVFIHNVSRDQIGFINFMKRQVLPALRVSET